The Methylobacterium currus genome contains a region encoding:
- a CDS encoding class II aldolase/adducin family protein, whose protein sequence is MAETEASLRAAIVATCRSMAEQGLNQGTSGNVSARFGDGLLITPSGLPYEEMSPADIVPMTMDGRTDHPLSPSSEWRFHRDILRARPDVAAIVHAHPTYCTAFAMCRKDIPAAHYMIAAAGGPTVRCGGYALFGTEELSQRALEALQDRTCCLLANHGMIATGPTLAKALWLAVELETLCRQYAVALQVGRPHILSEAEVAEAMERFKSYGPRPKAG, encoded by the coding sequence ATGGCTGAGACCGAAGCGAGCTTGCGTGCGGCGATCGTCGCGACCTGCCGCAGCATGGCCGAGCAGGGCCTGAACCAGGGCACCTCCGGCAACGTCTCGGCCCGGTTCGGCGACGGGCTGCTCATCACCCCCTCGGGCCTCCCCTACGAGGAGATGAGCCCGGCCGACATCGTCCCGATGACGATGGACGGCCGGACCGACCACCCCCTGTCGCCCTCCTCCGAGTGGCGCTTCCACCGTGACATCCTGCGGGCCCGCCCCGACGTCGCGGCGATCGTCCACGCCCATCCGACCTACTGCACCGCCTTCGCGATGTGCCGGAAGGACATCCCGGCGGCGCATTACATGATCGCGGCGGCCGGCGGGCCGACCGTGCGCTGCGGCGGCTACGCCCTGTTCGGCACCGAGGAATTGTCGCAGCGGGCGCTCGAGGCGCTCCAGGACCGCACCTGCTGCCTGCTCGCCAATCACGGCATGATCGCCACCGGGCCGACGCTGGCGAAGGCCCTGTGGCTGGCGGTCGAGCTCGAGACCCTGTGCCGGCAATACGCCGTCGCGCTCCAGGTCGGCCGGCCGCACATCCTGAGCGAGGCCGAGGTGGCGGAGGCGATGGAGCGGTTCAAGTCCTACGGGCCGCGGCCGAAGGCGGGGTGA
- a CDS encoding gamma-glutamyltransferase family protein, producing the protein MRDFSKPGRSPVYAANAAVATSHPLSTLAAIEVLRAGGNAVDAGIAAVAVQCVVDPLMTGIGGDCFALYAPKGATTPIALNGSGRSPAAAHDAWFLERGITLTPTSPHAVTVPGAVAAWAKLLEDHGTRSLGELLLPAIRYAEEGYPVQPRVALDWSRSVERVAGDPASAATYLVDGTAPGVGTIMRHPRLAATLRRIAEHGPRGFYEGPVAEDMVARLRDLGGLHTLDDFAAAQPELVTPVTTRYRGYDVYECPPSGQGLAVLMMLNVLTHHDVAGLSDLDRVHLFAEACKQAYHHRDALFADPVLNRVPVEHLLSEAWRASAHGAIDMARAQEPVIWPELAHKDTVYLSVVDRDGNALSLINSIFQGFGSGITAPESGVLLHNRGLSFRIDPGHPNTIGPRKRPMHTIIPGMLMRDGAAVAPFGVMGGHYQAMGHVELLTGILDRGLDVQEALDAPRSFAYGGGVEMEPGFSPEVVAGLEARGHRIIPASGPIGGGQIIWIDRARGVLAAGSDPRKDGSALGY; encoded by the coding sequence GTGAGGGATTTCTCGAAGCCCGGGCGCTCGCCCGTCTACGCCGCCAACGCCGCCGTCGCGACGTCGCACCCGCTCTCGACCCTCGCGGCGATCGAGGTCCTGCGCGCCGGCGGCAACGCGGTCGATGCCGGCATCGCCGCGGTGGCGGTGCAATGCGTGGTCGATCCCCTGATGACCGGCATCGGCGGCGATTGCTTCGCCCTCTACGCGCCGAAGGGCGCCACCACGCCGATCGCCCTGAACGGCTCCGGCCGCAGCCCGGCGGCGGCGCATGATGCCTGGTTCCTCGAGCGCGGCATCACGCTGACTCCGACCTCGCCCCACGCCGTCACGGTGCCGGGAGCGGTCGCCGCCTGGGCGAAGCTTCTCGAGGATCACGGGACCCGCAGCCTCGGCGAATTGCTGCTCCCGGCGATCCGCTACGCGGAAGAAGGCTACCCGGTCCAGCCGCGGGTTGCCCTCGACTGGTCGCGCAGCGTCGAGCGCGTGGCCGGCGATCCGGCCTCCGCCGCGACCTACCTGGTCGACGGGACGGCGCCGGGCGTCGGCACGATCATGCGCCACCCGCGCCTCGCCGCCACGCTCCGGCGCATCGCCGAACACGGCCCGCGCGGCTTCTACGAGGGGCCGGTGGCCGAGGACATGGTCGCGCGCCTGCGCGATCTCGGCGGCCTGCACACCCTCGACGACTTCGCCGCGGCTCAGCCTGAACTCGTCACTCCGGTCACGACCCGCTATCGCGGCTACGACGTCTACGAATGCCCGCCGAGCGGCCAGGGCCTCGCGGTGCTGATGATGCTCAACGTGCTGACGCATCACGACGTCGCGGGCCTGTCGGATCTGGATCGCGTCCACCTCTTCGCCGAGGCCTGCAAGCAGGCCTACCACCACCGCGACGCGCTCTTCGCCGATCCGGTGCTGAACCGGGTGCCGGTGGAGCACCTGCTCTCCGAGGCCTGGCGGGCGAGCGCCCACGGCGCCATCGACATGGCCCGCGCGCAGGAGCCGGTGATCTGGCCAGAACTCGCGCACAAGGACACGGTCTATCTCAGCGTCGTCGACCGCGACGGCAACGCGCTCTCGCTGATCAACTCGATCTTCCAGGGCTTCGGCAGCGGCATCACCGCGCCGGAGAGCGGGGTGCTGCTGCACAATCGCGGCCTGTCTTTCCGCATCGATCCCGGCCACCCGAACACGATCGGGCCGCGCAAGCGGCCGATGCACACCATCATCCCGGGCATGCTGATGCGGGACGGCGCGGCGGTGGCGCCCTTCGGCGTGATGGGCGGGCATTACCAGGCGATGGGCCATGTCGAGCTCCTGACCGGCATCCTCGACCGCGGCCTCGACGTGCAGGAGGCGCTCGATGCCCCGCGCAGCTTCGCCTATGGCGGCGGGGTCGAGATGGAGCCGGGCTTCTCGCCCGAGGTGGTCGCCGGCCTCGAGGCGCGGGGTCACCGCATCATCCCGGCCTCCGGCCCGATCGGCGGCGGCCAGATCATCTGGATCGACCGGGCGCGCGGGGTGCTCGCGGCGGGCTCCGACCCGCGCAAGGACGGCAGCGCGCTCGGCTATTGA
- the hydA gene encoding dihydropyrimidinase, protein MPSHDFDYDLVVRGATLAGPAEVFEGDLGVRDGVIAAIGRDLRRGREEIDAKGLVVTPGGLDPHCHIEEPSEGGGVQEESFSSGSAAALAGGTTSFICFVPQWKGHPIAATATGYEARARASRADYSFHQIITDPTPDVLEREVPALVARGIRSLKVFLTYDPLRLTDGQFLEVLATARRLGAFVTVHCENYDAIGWRIRALLEAGLTDPLQHAWARPPVVEREATHRAIALAELVDQPIQVFHVSCDEAAEEIARARARGVKVWGETCPQYLTLSTDDLAKPDFEGAKVVCSPALRAPGESERIWARIREGTLDVVSSDHCGFSFATAKRDPGSSGYGQGGAGARPDGMPAFNAIPNGVPGIETRLPVLFSEGVSAGRIDLPTFVRLTSTNAARLFGLAGRKGTLAPGADADLVLWNPDAERVLTNADLHHAIDYTPWEGMRLKGLPTMTIRRGEVAVREGVVLAEPGSGRFLARGPYALARPSGRVPDGFDAAAARR, encoded by the coding sequence ATGCCGAGCCATGATTTCGACTACGACCTGGTGGTGCGCGGCGCGACGCTCGCCGGCCCGGCCGAGGTGTTCGAAGGCGATCTCGGCGTGCGCGACGGGGTGATTGCGGCGATCGGCCGGGACCTGCGGCGCGGCCGCGAGGAGATCGACGCCAAGGGCCTCGTCGTCACCCCCGGCGGCCTCGACCCGCATTGCCACATCGAGGAGCCCTCCGAGGGCGGCGGCGTGCAGGAGGAGAGTTTTTCCAGCGGCTCCGCCGCGGCGCTCGCCGGCGGCACCACCTCGTTCATCTGCTTCGTGCCGCAATGGAAGGGTCACCCGATCGCCGCGACGGCGACCGGTTACGAGGCCCGCGCCCGGGCCTCGCGCGCCGATTACAGCTTCCACCAGATCATCACCGACCCGACGCCCGACGTGCTGGAGCGGGAGGTGCCGGCCCTCGTCGCCCGCGGCATCCGCAGCCTCAAGGTCTTCCTCACCTACGATCCCTTGCGCCTCACCGACGGGCAGTTCCTGGAGGTGCTGGCGACCGCGCGGCGCCTCGGCGCCTTCGTGACGGTGCATTGCGAGAATTACGACGCCATCGGCTGGCGCATCCGTGCCCTCTTGGAGGCCGGCCTCACCGACCCGCTCCAGCACGCCTGGGCCCGGCCGCCGGTGGTCGAGCGCGAGGCGACCCACCGGGCCATCGCGCTCGCCGAGCTCGTCGACCAGCCGATCCAGGTCTTCCACGTCTCCTGCGACGAGGCGGCGGAAGAGATCGCCCGGGCGCGAGCCCGGGGCGTGAAGGTGTGGGGCGAGACCTGCCCGCAATACCTGACCCTCTCCACCGACGACCTGGCGAAGCCCGATTTCGAGGGCGCCAAGGTGGTGTGCTCGCCGGCGCTGCGGGCGCCCGGCGAATCGGAGCGGATCTGGGCCCGTATCCGCGAGGGCACCCTCGACGTGGTCTCCTCCGACCATTGCGGCTTCTCCTTCGCCACCGCCAAGCGCGACCCCGGCAGCAGCGGCTACGGCCAGGGCGGGGCAGGAGCCCGGCCCGACGGGATGCCGGCCTTCAACGCGATCCCGAACGGCGTGCCGGGCATCGAGACCCGGCTGCCGGTGCTCTTTTCCGAAGGCGTCTCGGCCGGCCGCATCGACCTGCCGACCTTCGTGCGCCTGACCTCGACCAACGCCGCCCGCCTGTTCGGCCTCGCCGGCCGGAAAGGCACCCTGGCGCCCGGCGCCGATGCCGATCTGGTGCTGTGGAACCCCGACGCCGAGCGGGTCCTCACGAACGCCGACCTGCACCACGCCATCGACTACACGCCCTGGGAGGGGATGCGCCTCAAGGGCCTGCCCACCATGACGATCCGGCGCGGCGAGGTCGCGGTGCGCGAGGGAGTGGTCCTGGCCGAGCCCGGCTCCGGCCGCTTCCTCGCCCGCGGCCCCTATGCGCTTGCCAGGCCCTCGGGCCGGGTGCCGGACGGCTTCGACGCCGCGGCGGCGAGGCGCTGA
- the cysC gene encoding adenylyl-sulfate kinase: MKGQKPAILWMTGLSGAGKSTIANRVEERLWRYGHHTILLDGDNLRFGLNSDLAFTDADRVENIRRTAEVAKLMLEAGLIVICSLISPFRRERMLARQRVGPDEFLEVFVDAPLELCQRRDPKGLYARALTGQIPNFTGISSPYEPPEAPEVHLRTDAHDVDALSDQVLDVLRRKGIMTRTP, from the coding sequence TTGAAGGGTCAGAAGCCGGCGATCCTCTGGATGACAGGCCTGTCCGGAGCCGGCAAGTCGACCATCGCGAACCGGGTCGAGGAGCGGCTATGGCGATATGGTCATCACACCATATTGCTCGACGGCGACAACTTGCGCTTCGGGCTCAACAGCGACCTCGCCTTCACGGATGCCGACCGGGTCGAGAATATCCGGCGGACCGCGGAGGTCGCCAAGCTGATGCTGGAGGCCGGGCTGATCGTGATCTGCTCGCTGATCTCACCGTTCCGGCGCGAGCGGATGCTGGCGCGCCAGCGGGTCGGCCCGGACGAGTTCCTGGAGGTCTTCGTCGATGCGCCGCTCGAGCTGTGCCAGCGGCGCGATCCGAAAGGGCTCTACGCCCGTGCGCTCACCGGACAGATCCCGAACTTCACCGGCATCTCCTCGCCCTACGAGCCCCCGGAGGCACCGGAAGTCCATCTGCGGACCGACGCGCACGACGTCGATGCCCTGTCCGACCAGGTTCTGGACGTGTTGCGGCGCAAGGGCATCATGACCCGTACGCCTTGA
- a CDS encoding 2-keto-4-pentenoate hydratase, whose protein sequence is MTLDIDAAAAALLGARRSGTRLDALPEGARPGSEAEAYAVQDAVARALGPVAGWKVGAPSATATPARAALHADTIFETERLPASLFHVIGAEAEIAYRFGRDLPPEAGPYDRDAVLAAVATLHPAIEIADTRFATFGAVDAHSQRADQQNHGVLVLGPGLIEWRGLDPVTQRVRLTLDGQIRHDKVGGNSAVDPVRLLVWLANEGARSLGGIKAGQVVTTGSCTGTDFVTAPSRMTADFPGLGSVTLAIE, encoded by the coding sequence ATGACGCTCGACATCGACGCCGCCGCCGCGGCGCTCCTCGGAGCCCGCCGCTCCGGCACCCGCCTCGACGCCCTCCCCGAGGGCGCCCGGCCGGGCAGCGAGGCGGAAGCCTACGCGGTGCAGGACGCGGTGGCCCGGGCGCTGGGCCCGGTCGCCGGCTGGAAGGTCGGCGCGCCGAGCGCCACCGCCACCCCGGCCCGCGCGGCGCTCCACGCCGACACGATCTTCGAGACCGAGAGACTGCCAGCCTCGCTGTTCCACGTGATCGGGGCGGAGGCCGAGATCGCCTACCGGTTCGGCCGCGATCTGCCGCCGGAGGCCGGGCCCTATGACCGCGACGCGGTGCTGGCGGCGGTCGCCACGCTGCATCCGGCGATCGAGATCGCGGATACGCGCTTCGCGACCTTCGGTGCCGTCGATGCCCACAGCCAGCGCGCCGACCAGCAGAATCACGGGGTGCTGGTGCTCGGGCCCGGCCTCATCGAGTGGCGCGGCCTCGACCCGGTGACCCAGCGCGTACGGCTCACCCTCGACGGCCAAATCCGTCACGACAAGGTCGGCGGCAACTCGGCGGTCGATCCGGTGCGCCTGCTGGTCTGGCTCGCCAACGAGGGCGCGCGGTCGCTGGGCGGGATCAAGGCCGGCCAGGTCGTCACCACCGGCTCCTGCACCGGCACGGATTTCGTGACGGCGCCGTCGCGGATGACGGCGGATTTCCCGGGGCTGGGCAGCGTGACGCTCGCGATCGAGTGA
- a CDS encoding NTP/NDP exchange transporter, with the protein MSPIPGAAAEAAQAGLKVPAWLRRLTDVRPEEVPALGWAWLYIFALLSSYYVMRPIRDQMGLAGGLENLPWLFTATLVGMLVLNVPFGWLVRRLPRARFIPITYRFFAANILVFAVILYRSGPGEAVWIGRVFFVWLSIFNLFVVSIFWATIVDVFDTEQGKRLFGFIAAGATLGAITGSAVTAVLARDVPTPFLLLAAAALLEVAVISMRGLGRISDALSREPGAATQAIGGSPFAGISRVLGSPYLLGICLFLLLFSITSTFLYFEQAGIAKRSFPDRGSQTAFFASVDLAVNVLTLGVQLFLTGRIVRRLGVGLTLAILPLVSALGFGLLAVAPTIASVVVFGVLRRAGNFAIARPVREVLFTVLPREDRYKAKAFIDTVVYRLGDQVGAWSYGLVGWLGMSATALSVLAVPLSLAWLVNGLWLGRRQEAMAKDAPARQRGDAPAEAEHG; encoded by the coding sequence ATGAGCCCTATTCCGGGCGCCGCCGCCGAGGCGGCGCAGGCCGGCCTCAAGGTTCCGGCTTGGCTGCGCCGGCTCACCGACGTGCGGCCGGAGGAGGTGCCGGCCCTCGGCTGGGCCTGGCTCTACATCTTCGCGCTGCTCTCGTCCTACTACGTGATGCGGCCGATCCGCGACCAGATGGGGCTGGCCGGCGGGCTCGAGAACCTGCCCTGGCTGTTCACCGCCACGCTCGTCGGCATGCTGGTGCTCAACGTGCCGTTCGGCTGGCTGGTCCGCCGGCTGCCGCGGGCCCGCTTCATCCCGATCACCTACCGCTTCTTCGCCGCCAACATCCTGGTCTTCGCGGTGATTCTCTACCGCAGCGGGCCCGGGGAGGCGGTGTGGATCGGCCGGGTGTTCTTCGTCTGGCTGTCGATCTTCAACCTGTTCGTGGTCTCGATCTTCTGGGCCACCATCGTCGACGTGTTCGACACCGAGCAGGGCAAGCGGCTGTTCGGCTTCATCGCGGCCGGCGCGACGCTCGGCGCCATCACCGGCTCGGCCGTCACGGCGGTGCTGGCCCGCGACGTGCCGACCCCCTTCCTGCTGCTCGCCGCCGCGGCCTTGCTCGAAGTCGCCGTAATCAGCATGCGGGGCTTGGGCCGGATCTCGGACGCCCTGTCGCGCGAGCCGGGGGCGGCCACGCAGGCGATCGGCGGCAGCCCGTTCGCCGGCATCAGCCGGGTGCTCGGCTCACCCTATCTGCTGGGCATCTGCCTGTTCCTGCTCCTGTTCTCGATCACCTCGACCTTCCTGTATTTCGAGCAGGCGGGCATCGCGAAGCGCAGCTTCCCCGATCGCGGGTCGCAGACGGCGTTCTTCGCCTCCGTCGACCTCGCGGTGAACGTGCTGACGCTGGGCGTCCAGCTCTTCCTCACCGGGCGGATCGTGCGCCGGCTCGGCGTCGGGCTCACCCTGGCGATCCTGCCGCTCGTCAGCGCGCTCGGCTTCGGGCTGCTCGCGGTGGCGCCCACCATCGCCAGCGTGGTGGTGTTCGGCGTGCTGCGCCGGGCCGGCAACTTCGCCATCGCCCGGCCGGTGCGCGAGGTGCTGTTCACCGTGCTGCCGCGGGAGGACCGCTACAAGGCCAAGGCCTTCATCGACACGGTGGTGTACCGCCTCGGCGACCAGGTCGGCGCCTGGTCCTACGGCCTCGTGGGGTGGCTGGGGATGAGCGCTACCGCCCTCTCGGTCCTGGCGGTGCCGCTCTCGCTGGCCTGGCTCGTCAACGGGCTCTGGCTCGGGCGCCGTCAGGAGGCTATGGCGAAGGATGCCCCGGCAAGGCAGAGGGGCGACGCGCCGGCGGAGGCGGAGCATGGCTGA
- a CDS encoding NADPH-dependent F420 reductase: MACDRRTLLRAGAFALALAAAPAVAQDAKMQGTKAEGAKIPIAVIGGGNIGGTIGGLWIKSGHPVMFASRHPDDLKPLVETLGPLAKAGTVEQALAFGDAVLIAVPYKAYPELGRTYGGLLKGKVVLDAGNATKARDGDLAAEAESAGIGATSAKYLPGARLVRAFNAANYRLFAQNAHRSGLAMAVPIAGDDKQALGVAAALVRDAGFDPVVVGGLDAARQFQMGSPGFQRDATGPEARKAFGVTE; this comes from the coding sequence ATGGCCTGTGATCGCCGCACGCTCTTGCGCGCCGGGGCGTTCGCCCTGGCGCTCGCCGCCGCCCCCGCCGTCGCGCAGGATGCCAAGATGCAGGGCACCAAGGCGGAGGGTGCCAAGATCCCGATCGCGGTGATCGGCGGCGGCAATATCGGCGGCACCATCGGGGGGCTGTGGATCAAGTCCGGCCACCCGGTGATGTTCGCCTCGCGCCACCCGGACGACCTGAAGCCGCTGGTCGAGACGCTCGGGCCGCTCGCCAAGGCCGGCACCGTCGAGCAGGCGCTGGCCTTCGGCGATGCGGTGCTGATCGCGGTGCCGTACAAGGCCTATCCGGAGCTCGGCCGGACCTATGGCGGCCTCCTGAAGGGAAAGGTCGTGCTGGACGCCGGCAATGCCACCAAGGCGCGGGACGGGGACCTCGCGGCGGAGGCCGAGAGCGCCGGCATCGGCGCCACCTCGGCGAAGTACCTGCCCGGCGCCCGGCTGGTGCGGGCCTTCAACGCCGCGAATTACCGGCTCTTCGCCCAGAACGCCCATCGCAGCGGGCTTGCGATGGCGGTGCCGATCGCCGGCGACGACAAGCAGGCGCTCGGCGTCGCGGCGGCTCTCGTGCGCGATGCCGGCTTCGACCCGGTGGTGGTCGGCGGCCTGGACGCGGCGCGGCAATTCCAGATGGGCAGCCCCGGCTTCCAGCGCGACGCCACCGGCCCCGAGGCGCGCAAGGCCTTCGGGGTCACCGAATGA
- a CDS encoding carboxymuconolactone decarboxylase family protein, with product MATVRLWSDAEAEGEPRVKAVFDDIRAVRRSDFINNFWRALANQPAVLERTWADLKQVMAADGALDPLTKELIYIAVSTANGCSYCIHSHTAAARAKGMTEAQYGELLAVIGMANHTNALVTGMQVPVDREFQV from the coding sequence ATGGCGACCGTGAGACTCTGGAGCGACGCGGAGGCTGAAGGCGAGCCCCGCGTCAAGGCGGTGTTCGACGACATCCGGGCGGTGCGCCGCTCGGACTTCATCAACAATTTCTGGCGGGCGCTGGCCAACCAGCCGGCGGTGCTGGAGCGGACCTGGGCCGACCTGAAGCAGGTGATGGCCGCCGACGGCGCCCTCGACCCGCTGACCAAGGAGCTGATCTACATCGCGGTCTCGACCGCGAATGGCTGCAGCTACTGCATCCACTCCCACACCGCCGCGGCGCGGGCCAAGGGCATGACCGAAGCGCAGTACGGCGAGTTGCTGGCGGTGATCGGCATGGCGAACCACACCAACGCCCTCGTCACCGGCATGCAGGTGCCGGTGGACCGGGAGTTCCAGGTGTGA
- a CDS encoding DUF4926 domain-containing protein produces the protein MPTTFVLAPDAPLAIRELDTARLLLEVTDDEGREVPAGSVGTVVGVWNQGEAYEVEFVTPFQALATVESGQLVRVSEATP, from the coding sequence ATGCCGACGACCTTCGTGCTGGCACCCGATGCCCCCTTGGCGATTCGGGAGCTGGACACGGCGCGGCTGCTCCTGGAGGTCACGGACGACGAGGGGCGCGAGGTGCCGGCCGGCTCGGTCGGCACGGTCGTCGGCGTGTGGAACCAGGGTGAGGCCTACGAGGTGGAGTTCGTGACGCCCTTTCAGGCTCTCGCCACGGTCGAGAGCGGGCAACTCGTTCGGGTGTCGGAAGCCACGCCGTGA
- a CDS encoding MBL fold metallo-hydrolase has product MSIRLDGVSRRGLMLGAAAAAATAGLPGAAGAKAPMLRSQSPYFYRFTLGDAEATMVSDGTLPLGDPHTNFLGLSPAEMDAQLNSNFLPLSNAVLEQNILILNTGSKLVLFDTGMGSLKLFGPTTGKLLTTMRQAGIDPKDIDAVVMSHAHVDHCGGCVGDDGTPHFPNAQFYISQADFDYWTDPAKVPAQFSAFLDTARKNLLPIRDRLVFVKDGQEFLPGIQALAAPGHSIGHTMFMITSGKDSLCYLGDLTHHPVLLMEKPLTEFAYDTDPKQSAQTRLRMLTMLAKNRIPVLAYHFAWPGIGHVAENGQGGFRYYPQAMKMEL; this is encoded by the coding sequence ATGTCGATTCGGTTGGATGGCGTGAGCCGGCGCGGCCTGATGCTCGGCGCGGCGGCGGCCGCGGCGACGGCAGGACTCCCGGGTGCCGCCGGCGCCAAGGCGCCGATGCTGCGCAGCCAGAGCCCCTATTTCTATCGCTTCACCCTCGGCGATGCCGAGGCCACGATGGTCTCCGACGGCACCCTGCCGCTCGGCGACCCCCATACCAACTTCCTCGGCCTCAGCCCGGCCGAGATGGACGCGCAGCTCAACAGCAACTTCCTGCCGCTCTCGAACGCGGTGCTGGAGCAGAACATCCTGATCCTCAACACCGGCAGCAAGCTGGTGCTGTTCGATACCGGCATGGGCTCGCTCAAGCTGTTCGGGCCGACGACCGGCAAGCTCCTGACCACGATGCGCCAGGCCGGCATCGACCCGAAGGACATCGACGCCGTGGTGATGAGCCACGCCCATGTCGACCATTGCGGCGGCTGCGTCGGCGACGACGGCACGCCGCACTTCCCCAACGCCCAGTTCTACATCTCCCAGGCCGACTTCGATTACTGGACCGATCCGGCCAAGGTGCCGGCCCAGTTCAGCGCCTTCCTCGATACGGCGCGCAAGAACCTGCTGCCGATCCGCGACCGGCTCGTCTTCGTCAAGGACGGTCAGGAATTCCTGCCCGGCATCCAGGCGCTGGCGGCGCCGGGCCACAGCATCGGCCACACGATGTTCATGATCACCTCGGGCAAGGACAGCCTCTGCTACCTCGGCGACCTGACGCACCACCCGGTGCTGCTGATGGAGAAGCCGCTGACCGAGTTCGCCTACGACACCGACCCGAAGCAATCGGCCCAGACCCGGCTCCGGATGCTGACGATGCTGGCCAAGAACCGGATCCCGGTGCTCGCCTACCACTTCGCCTGGCCGGGCATCGGCCACGTCGCGGAGAACGGGCAGGGCGGGTTCCGGTACTATCCGCAGGCGATGAAGATGGAGCTGTAG
- a CDS encoding aldo/keto reductase, translated as MPLHRRAVLAGTLAAGLMPGGAFAQAKAATDERGLLRRPIPSTGETVPAVGIGTSRRYDVAPDSEALAPLRETVAKFVSSGGTVIDTAPDYGRAEEVLGRILTDTGLREKIFLCSKVAAKGREAGQAQIERSFRRLGTDRIDLIAVHNLIDPEAQLPLLRELKAQKRIRYLGATTWAETQYGDLEALMKAQTLDVIQVNYAVDARRAAERILPLARDRGIAVMVNVPFGRERLFNLVRGRELPPFAAEFDCRSWPQFFLKYVLSHEAVTCPVPGTAQVRYVEDNLGAARGRLPDAATRRKMEEFIDGL; from the coding sequence ATGCCGCTCCACCGCCGCGCCGTGCTGGCCGGTACCCTGGCCGCAGGCCTGATGCCGGGCGGCGCCTTCGCGCAAGCCAAAGCCGCGACGGACGAGCGCGGCCTGCTCCGCCGCCCGATCCCGTCCACGGGCGAGACGGTGCCGGCGGTCGGCATCGGCACCTCGCGGCGCTACGACGTGGCGCCGGATTCGGAGGCCCTGGCGCCGTTGCGCGAGACGGTGGCCAAGTTCGTGTCCTCAGGCGGCACGGTGATCGACACCGCGCCCGATTACGGCCGGGCCGAGGAGGTGCTGGGACGGATCCTGACGGATACCGGTCTTCGCGAAAAGATCTTCCTGTGCAGCAAGGTGGCGGCCAAGGGGCGCGAGGCGGGCCAGGCGCAGATCGAGCGGTCGTTCCGCCGCCTCGGCACCGACCGGATCGACCTGATCGCGGTCCACAACCTGATCGACCCGGAGGCGCAGCTGCCGCTCCTGCGCGAGCTGAAGGCGCAGAAGCGCATCCGCTACCTCGGCGCCACCACCTGGGCCGAGACGCAGTACGGCGACCTCGAAGCCCTGATGAAGGCGCAGACCCTCGACGTCATCCAGGTCAATTACGCCGTCGATGCCCGCCGGGCCGCCGAGCGCATCCTGCCGCTGGCGCGTGATCGCGGCATCGCCGTGATGGTCAACGTGCCGTTCGGGCGCGAGCGGTTGTTCAACCTGGTGCGCGGCCGCGAGCTGCCTCCTTTCGCGGCGGAGTTCGACTGCCGGAGCTGGCCGCAATTCTTTCTCAAATACGTCCTGTCGCACGAGGCGGTGACCTGCCCGGTGCCGGGCACCGCGCAGGTCCGCTACGTCGAGGACAATCTCGGCGCCGCCCGCGGCCGCCTGCCCGACGCCGCCACCCGCCGCAAGATGGAGGAGTTCATCGATGGCCTGTGA